The DNA segment ACGATAGTCTGGCGAAGCCGACGACGCTCGTCGGGTGACGCGGGCGCCGAGAGTTTGGTCTCGTAGCGCACGATCGCACGAACCACGGCTTTCGGTTCGAGATCGAGGCGCTCACTGGCCGAACACGGATCGATCGGTGCCCGCGTCGATCGGCGACTCGCCACGATCACTGCGGCGGTCGCGGCCGCTTCCTCGCCGTACCGTCTTCGCACCATCGACCCGCAGCACGTACGGACCGCACACGCCACGTCGACCACGTTCGTCGCGTCGAGCGTCGACGCGATTCGGTGGATCGCTTCGCCGTCACTGCCCGTGGATAGCCCACTCTGTGACATACTCGTACCGACGAATAGCGGGATTTTATATACTACCAATATAGTATCGTTACTTTCGATACTATTACTACTATCGACACTTCTCCAGGGAGAGTAGCGACCGGACGTCGACGTGTGCCGCCAGCGACGACTCCCCGACCCGTTCGAGAAGTGAGGAGCGCCGATCAACCCTCGTAGCCGGCGTAGGCCATGACGTCGGCGAAGATGTCGGTGTCCATCGCCTCGCGGTAGACGATCGCGTCGACCATACCGCCGGGATACGAGTTCCCGTTCATCGCGTGATCGACCTTGTGGCAGTGTGCGAGGTAGACCCCCGGGTCGGCGTCGGCCTCGAACTCGACGGTGTGGCGCTGGGCCGGCGCGATGTTGGTCACGTCCTGTTCGTACTGGGCCGCTTCGGGTACCTGTCCCCCGTCCCGCTCGATCACGCGGAAGCGGTGGTTGTGCGTGTGCATGGGGTGTGCCATGTAGCCGGCGTTGACCATGTGTAGCCGGACGGTGTCTCCGTGATCGACGATTATCGGCGAGCCGTCCTCGGGGTGGAGCGTTCGCGGGAGGCTCTTGCCGTTGATCGTAAACACGTCGGGACGACGCGTTCTGGGGCTGTACTCCACGTCTTCGCCGGCGGCCTGCCGGTTGACGCGCGAGTCCCAGTCCTTGACGGTGACGAAGTACTCCTTGTCCGCGGGTTCGTACCCCTTCGGATCGACGCGGAAGATGCCGTACATCCCCATGTCGATGTGGCGATGCGTCTGGTAGTGACAGTGATAGAAGTGCGTGCCGGGTACGTTCGCCGGAATCGTGTACGTGTGTTTCTCACCCGGCATCACCGTGATCCCCGTCGTCGTCGGCACGCCGTCGTTCTCCCAGGTCTTTCGGACCCCGTGAAAGTGCAGCGTGTGGGGCATCTCGGCGTCCGTATTGTCGAGCGTCACCTCCATGTCGTTGCCTTCCGTCGTTCGGAGGATGGGGCCGGGAACGCTCGGGTCGCCGTCGTCGGCCCGAAACGCCCAGACCTGCGGGAGTTCGACGGGACCGCCCATCGAATCGAGCGGGTGGACGGCGTGACGTGCGGTCACGGAACTGATCGTCACGTGCCCGCCCTGATCGTCTACCTGGACGACCTCCGGCGGACTCGTCCACGGGAGGTCGGCCGAGCTCTCGGCCGCCTGCGGTTGTACGTCTGGATCAGCAGATTCGGCGACACAGCCCGCGATGGCAACGCTCCCCGCACCGCCGGTCGCTGCGATGAATTCGCGTCGAGACAGACCGGTTCCGGGCGCACCGATGAGATCGGACATGAGTACAGGTGGACTGTAGAAGGCCCGCCGTATAGCGGGTCCAACCGATTCCTCTCGCGCGAGAATGCCTCGAACGTGTTCGCGTGGGCGTACATGTCCACAGGCTCAGGGGAAGTACGTGCCCGCTGTCCAGTGCAACGAGAGAGGAAGAAAGTGTGTGAGAAGGAGATGTGTGTGAGTGTGTGTATGTGTGTGAGAAGGAGATGTGTGTGAGTGTGTGTATGTGTGTGAGTGTGTACGTGTGAGAGTATGAGGGAGTGAGCGTGCGTCGGACCGACGGCGACTCCCGTCACTATCGGCACACACATACGATCGGACCGATTGGCTGGCGATACCATCGTCTCAGTCCACGTGTCGTTCGCCGTGACCGAGTTCGATGGTGTTCGTTCAGGACGGTCGCTATTTACGGGTCGAGACCCAGAGGCGGTCATGGTCGACACCGCTCTCACGCGCGTCTACTTTCGTGCGAGCGAGTCCGCCGAGACCGCATCGCTCCGCGACGCACTCGCCGGCGCACCCGCTCTCTCGATGGTCGAGGAGTCGGACGGGAGACCGGAGCGACGGCGACCGCCGAACGCCGTCGACTGCGCCGTGTACGTCCACGGCGACGGGCTCGATGGGATCGGACTGCTAGAGCAGGTTCGACGGACGAGACCGACACTGCCGGTGGTACTCGTCGCCGAGGACCTTCCCGGAGACGCCCTACGTCGGGCCATCGCGGCCGACGTCTCCGGGTACGTTCCACGTCACTCGGACGACACCAATCGGCTGCTGATCGAGGAAATCGAGCGGCTCGTCGAACCCGACCGGGGACCCGTCGACGACGGCTCCGACGATGATCAGTCGACTCGAATGCCGATCGAACGCCTCCCGGACCGGCAAGAGCGGCGGCTCAAAGAGCGCGCGATGGACGAAGCGCCCGTCGGTATCGCGATCACCGATCCGGATCGACCCGACAATCCGCTGGTCTACGTCAACGAGTCGTTCGAGGAGTTGACCGGCTACCC comes from the Halovivax cerinus genome and includes:
- a CDS encoding multicopper oxidase domain-containing protein; this translates as MSDLIGAPGTGLSRREFIAATGGAGSVAIAGCVAESADPDVQPQAAESSADLPWTSPPEVVQVDDQGGHVTISSVTARHAVHPLDSMGGPVELPQVWAFRADDGDPSVPGPILRTTEGNDMEVTLDNTDAEMPHTLHFHGVRKTWENDGVPTTTGITVMPGEKHTYTIPANVPGTHFYHCHYQTHRHIDMGMYGIFRVDPKGYEPADKEYFVTVKDWDSRVNRQAAGEDVEYSPRTRRPDVFTINGKSLPRTLHPEDGSPIIVDHGDTVRLHMVNAGYMAHPMHTHNHRFRVIERDGGQVPEAAQYEQDVTNIAPAQRHTVEFEADADPGVYLAHCHKVDHAMNGNSYPGGMVDAIVYREAMDTDIFADVMAYAGYEG